From a region of the Hemibagrus wyckioides isolate EC202008001 linkage group LG06, SWU_Hwy_1.0, whole genome shotgun sequence genome:
- the fez2b gene encoding fasciculation and elongation protein zeta-2 isoform X1, with the protein MSAQADEDWQDFNEFTAALGDTPEPVQCVAGEPGPEREFSDFCSDLESAVSGDRSRWSPELDLLQDFEQKLSMCFRNNCTHTENISDIKPITEEHLLREDEIWNALTDNYGNVMPVNWKTSHTRSLHLPSLNLVQQAKEDCVNLDLSDDEELREQMDLHSIIVSCVTEEPLFTAEQVISEIEEMMQESPDADVDQCVSPPDLSILTQELHTLTHSSSTSSYEERLRGMSVSELETLLDEVEKKIRVFSEELIDQLALRDELDFEKEVKNSFISLLIDVQNRQKEVMKKRRKGRSTAGTPRGERTYAPGTYLTTVIPYEKRSGAPSVEDLQILTKILHAMRDDSDKVPSLLTDYILKVLCPT; encoded by the exons ATGTCGGCACAGGCTGATGAAGACTGGCAGGACTTTAACGAGTTCACCGCGGCGTTGGGAGACACGCCGGAGCCGGTGCAATGCGTGGCGGGGGAGCCGGGGCCTGAGCGGGAGTTCTCGGATTTCTGCTCCGACCTGGAGAGCGCTGTGTCCGGGGACAGGAGCCGCTGGAGTCCCGAGCTGGACCTGCTGCAGGACTTCGAGCAGAAGCTGAGCATGTGCTTCAGAaataactgcacacacaccgaGAACATCTCCGACATCAAACCCATCACCGAGGAGCACTTACTCCGAGAGGACGA GATATGGAATGCTCTGACAGATAACTATGGGAATGTGATGCCTGTGAACTGGAAGACGTCTCACACTCGTTCTCTCCATCTTCCGTCTCTTAACCTCGTCCAGCAGGCG aaggAGGACTGTGTGAATCTGGACCTGTCTGATGATGAGGAGCTCCGGGAGCAGATGGACCTTCACTCCATTATTGTCTCCTGTGTTACTGAGGAACCACTGTTTACTGCAGAACAg gtgATCTCAGAGATTGAGGAGATGATGCAGGAGTCTCCAGACGCAGACGTTGATCAGTGTGTTTCTCCACCAGATCTGTCCATCCTGACCCAggagctacacacactcacacactcctcatccaccaGCAGCTACGAAGAAC gtctgCGTGGAATGAGTGTATCTGAGCTGGAGACACTGCTGGATGAGGTGGAGAAGAAGATCCGGGTGTTCTCAGAGGAGCTCATTGACCAGCTGGCTCTGCGTGATGAGCTGGACTTTGAGAAGGAAGTGAAGAACTCGTTCATCTCACTGCTCATCGACGTCCAGAACAGACAGAAGGAggtgatgaagaagaggaggaagggcAGGAGCACGGCCGGGACACCCAGGGGAGAGCGCACATACGCCCCCGGGAct tatttaACTACAGTTATACCGTACGAAAAGAGAAGTGGTGCTCCATCAGTTGAAGACTTGCAAATCCTCACCAAGA ttttacATGCCATGAGGGATGACAGTGATAAAGTTCCCAGCTTGCTGACTGATTACATCCTGAAAG tcTTGTGTCCTACATAA
- the si:ch211-57i17.5 gene encoding usherin, with protein sequence MQLWFMVLMAAVALILFGITLGVGLHRALSRPPYARERPPLIPLPLQPRSPRGIYPPSNAYLFDSVPDTSSSPNTITLKAFTMRMEEVIDGKVVETADGAAEGQIGVVTVSTVHMEAHDITQNPLRRSVSQLIDRKLGEGQDDVWDPHFRAHDSGMFDEEFVDTIKGFSTVRKEHTMFTDTNL encoded by the exons ATGCAGCTGTGGTTCATGGTGTTGATGGCGGCTGTGGCTTTGATCCTGTTTGGGATTACATTGGGCGTcggcctgcacagagctctgTCCCGCCCACCGTATGCCCGGGAACGCCCCCCTCTCATCCCGCTGCCACTGCAGCCCCGCAGCCCCCGGGGCATTTACCCCCCCAGCAATGCTTACCTG TTCGATTCGGTTCCGGATACAAGCAGTTCACCGAATACCATCACACTGAAAGCCTTCACCATGCGCATGGAG gaaGTGATTGACGGTAAAGTGGTGGAAACCGCCGATGGTGCAGCTGAGGGTCAGATAGGAGTCGTTACCGTGTCAACCGTCCACATGGAGGCTCATGATATTACCCAGAATCCTTTGCGGCGCAGCGTGAGCCAGCTGATTGACCGGAAGCTGGGGGAGGGGCAGGATGACGTGTGGGATCCTCATTTCAGAGCTCATGACAGTGGAATG TTTGATGAGGAGTTTGTGGACACCATTAAAGGTTTCAGCACCGTGAGGAAAGAGCACACCATGTTCACGGACACCAACCTCTGA
- the fez2b gene encoding fasciculation and elongation protein zeta-2 isoform X2, whose amino-acid sequence MSAQADEDWQDFNEFTAALGDTPEPVQCVAGEPGPEREFSDFCSDLESAVSGDRSRWSPELDLLQDFEQKLSMCFRNNCTHTENISDIKPITEEHLLREDEIWNALTDNYGNVMPVNWKTSHTRSLHLPSLNLVQQAEDCVNLDLSDDEELREQMDLHSIIVSCVTEEPLFTAEQVISEIEEMMQESPDADVDQCVSPPDLSILTQELHTLTHSSSTSSYEERLRGMSVSELETLLDEVEKKIRVFSEELIDQLALRDELDFEKEVKNSFISLLIDVQNRQKEVMKKRRKGRSTAGTPRGERTYAPGTYLTTVIPYEKRSGAPSVEDLQILTKILHAMRDDSDKVPSLLTDYILKVLCPT is encoded by the exons ATGTCGGCACAGGCTGATGAAGACTGGCAGGACTTTAACGAGTTCACCGCGGCGTTGGGAGACACGCCGGAGCCGGTGCAATGCGTGGCGGGGGAGCCGGGGCCTGAGCGGGAGTTCTCGGATTTCTGCTCCGACCTGGAGAGCGCTGTGTCCGGGGACAGGAGCCGCTGGAGTCCCGAGCTGGACCTGCTGCAGGACTTCGAGCAGAAGCTGAGCATGTGCTTCAGAaataactgcacacacaccgaGAACATCTCCGACATCAAACCCATCACCGAGGAGCACTTACTCCGAGAGGACGA GATATGGAATGCTCTGACAGATAACTATGGGAATGTGATGCCTGTGAACTGGAAGACGTCTCACACTCGTTCTCTCCATCTTCCGTCTCTTAACCTCGTCCAGCAGGCG gAGGACTGTGTGAATCTGGACCTGTCTGATGATGAGGAGCTCCGGGAGCAGATGGACCTTCACTCCATTATTGTCTCCTGTGTTACTGAGGAACCACTGTTTACTGCAGAACAg gtgATCTCAGAGATTGAGGAGATGATGCAGGAGTCTCCAGACGCAGACGTTGATCAGTGTGTTTCTCCACCAGATCTGTCCATCCTGACCCAggagctacacacactcacacactcctcatccaccaGCAGCTACGAAGAAC gtctgCGTGGAATGAGTGTATCTGAGCTGGAGACACTGCTGGATGAGGTGGAGAAGAAGATCCGGGTGTTCTCAGAGGAGCTCATTGACCAGCTGGCTCTGCGTGATGAGCTGGACTTTGAGAAGGAAGTGAAGAACTCGTTCATCTCACTGCTCATCGACGTCCAGAACAGACAGAAGGAggtgatgaagaagaggaggaagggcAGGAGCACGGCCGGGACACCCAGGGGAGAGCGCACATACGCCCCCGGGAct tatttaACTACAGTTATACCGTACGAAAAGAGAAGTGGTGCTCCATCAGTTGAAGACTTGCAAATCCTCACCAAGA ttttacATGCCATGAGGGATGACAGTGATAAAGTTCCCAGCTTGCTGACTGATTACATCCTGAAAG tcTTGTGTCCTACATAA